Within Colletotrichum destructivum chromosome 11, complete sequence, the genomic segment AGATTTCTACGCAGTTGCATGCATTTGCACATCATGGCCTCGCCACAAGTCGACCGATACCTCTGTTTACCGCAAGTCGTGAAAGTCTCCGGATTGCACCATACTCCACAAGTCCGGGGCTTGCATCTGTGTACCCCCATTGGGGCGAGGCTATTACTATACGAGGTCGTCCTTTACTGCGTGTACCGAAGAGAGTTAAAATTAGAACGAGTGTACTGACATTGGTTGAAATGATTGTAAACCATGAACACCCCGAACCTGGACGCTACATGGACAGCCAATGGTTGGTTACTGGCAACAAGTAAAGCTAATTCAAGCAGAGGGCAACTGTTCCCTTTGGATCAGGCGGTGAGCAACAATTTCCAGCCTGTCAAGGCTTCAAAGCTTATTCTTACTCGGTCTCGGTTTGGGGGCTTCCCTACAGGCCTTGGGGGTGAGCTTAGATCGGGTGGGGAATAGtagggaaagggggggggggggggggggttaaaATATCCGTAGAGAGTGTGTGTCGAAAATGCCACAATGCTTTACGTAGGGGTCCACACCCTGGGGAGTGTACACATCGCAACAGGGTTTAGAGACAAAAGCTAGAGCCCTAAAAAGCTTAATTAGATGACACTTCTTACGTTGTCAGACGGTTTTCTTTAGCTGGATGGAGTCCTGTCAACATCGCAACAGGGTTTAGAGATAATAGCTAGAGCCCTATAAAGCTTAATTAGATGACGCTTCTTACATTGTTAGACAGTTTTCTTGACCCGGATAGTAAGTGCAGTACGATAGTATCCAGCTGAAGTTATGTACCCTTGCTCAGATACTTTTCATCTACCCCCCCTTACTAATTTCGGTTTGGCCAACATCTGCAGTACTGCGGCTCTGTTAGCAAAGAGAAAAGGATGGACGGTGTACTGTAACTCCACGAGTCATAAGGTTGTAGAGGTGGTAAACACGTTAGGGGGCATAAAACTTACCCCTTCAACCCTGTACACCAGCGTTCGAGGCCCCACTCTCCACTTTCCTTTTCTGAGGTGAATCGGCAATTTATTTGTCTGCCGTCACGGGGCACTACACTAAACTCTAAGGACCGGCAACGGCATCGAGGAATAATATAAAATGATACTATGAGAAAGTGCAACCCATTGTATACCAAGTTCGGATTACCAGCACCTTGTTTGATCTCCATTGGAAGCGTCCGTCTTTCCTCCATTATTACGCAATGACTCAAGCACGACCGTTCAAGAAGGTGTTACCAAGTTCCATAATCTACCCACAAATTCGTCTCACTAACATCTCGCGTGTTCACAAAGGTTATTGTTGTCGGCGCAGGTCCAGCCGGCTTGCTGCTGGCTATCCTGTTGGCCAAGGACGgcgtccaagtccaagtcctGGAAGCGGCCGGTGATGTCGATcgcaggccgagggcggcgtaCTACGGAACCGCCTCGATTCCCGACCTGAAGCGAGCGGGAGTCCTGGACGAGATTCGAAGCCTCGGGTTCCCGCCCACAAGCTTCACGTCGCGACAGTTCGGCGGCGACTACACCTGTCTCGGCCTTCTGGACACCAacatcatcgccgacgtcgacggccaggacTTGAGGTCGGCCTGTCTTCCGCAGCAGGACCTGCTTGAGATCCTCGTGCGCCGGGTCGAGAGCAACCCCCTTGCCAAGATTTCTTGGAAGCACAAGGTTCTCGGTGTCGGCCATAACCAGCAAAGTGCCtgggtcgacgtcgagacgCCCGAGGAGGGAAAGACAACGATCGAGGCGGACTACGTCGTGGGCTGCGACGGGGCACATAGCGTCGTCCGGAAGAGCCTGTTCGGTGATGAGTTTCCCGGAACCACATGGGATGTGCAGCTGGTTTCCACCGACGTGAGGATCTAGGACCCTAACCACTTTTTGAGAGCTCATTGGCATGGATACTAATCAACCAAACCCACTGTATAGACGTACTATGATCTTGAAAAGTTTGGTTTCACGCACGCAAACTTCGTTTCCCACCCAAAGAATTTTTTCGTAAGTCTCTCACATGCCCCCATCTTACAACGTAGGTGCCATAACTAATCAGCACTGTAACGTCGTAGATAGCGGCCAAGCTCAACAATGAAGGACTTTTCCGCATCACCTACGCGGAACCAGTCGACATGTCGTACGAGGAGGTGGAGAAGAGGCTTCCTAAGCGTCTGGAGGAGATCCTGCCAGGAAACCCAAAGCAGGGAACCTACAAGATGTTGGGATGGGCTCCCCACAAGATCCATCAGAGATGCGTACCGTCCATGCGTGTGGGACGCATCATGGTGGCGTCTGACGCCGCCCACCTGTGCAACCCGTTGGGTGGGTTGggcgtcaccggcggcaTGGTCGACGTGGGTGGGCTCGCCGATTGCCTTCTTGGCATCTGGCACGGCCATGCCGACGAGTCCATCCTGGACCTCTGGAgtgagaagaggaaggagaagtGGTACAAAATCACAGACAAGGTAACGACTGATAACTTCATGAAGACCACCTGCAGATACCCCCTGGAAAAGCTCCGCCAGAGACCAGAATGGACAAAGAGCGATGAAGCGCGGAAAGAGTTCCTTCTTCAAAGACTTGGGTTGCGATATGACTTCACCCAGCATTACATCAAGGCCACTGCTGTTTAAGAGTTGGACTTTAGAAATATTTTAAAAATCACCCTGATAGAGTCAATATTGTCAATATGCAACCTGCCTGCCTAACTTCAACTTGTGAAGAGCACTATATGTCTAGGAATAAGCAAATGAATAGTGGTTAATCTTTCTCGGATTTATTTGTTGAATTTGAGGGTATAACGCACCCGAAGGGCGCCACCGAGGGCGTTAGAGATAGGACTTATCAACCAGCACGGCTGGTCGCTTAACAGCAACGAAGAGCCTGCTGCAGGCTTCGTCCCGGGCAATGGACTTTGTAGTGGCCCAAGGCGCCTAGGAAAGAGGCTGCCAAATGCCTACTTAGGTGGCAGAGTGCAGCTGCAGCACAAAAGAATAGTTACACACAGATTGCACTCAATATACGCACAATTAACTTATTACAGTTATCCATACCGATCTGACATCTACTGCTGTACTACACCTGCAAAATAAAGCTGTATCCTACTGTGTCTCTGCCTTCTTAATAGTATTTTACAAACTTATCACTAGTTCCAGTCTCTATCAACTTGACAATGTCCCGCCCGTgaccgcggcgccggcagaGTAGCAGGCGTCAATAAGGGCCTGCAAACTCATGTTGCCGAGATCGTCCGTAACGAACTGCTTCTTGAAAATGTGGAACACTTTCTCTGCGAACTCGACGATGGCAAGAGAGTCAATGCCCAACTCGGTCATTGTCGAATCAAGCGGCATCTCGCCCGCTATGGCCCCTGTGTActtggcgacgacgtcgcgcACTTTGAGTCCAACGTCGACACCGGTAGTCTGCGACTCAGGCTGCTGCACTTCGTCGTTCTTCGGAGGCTGCGGTTCTGCTTCCAACGCAGGGGACGGCGCAGTCGCTGCTTGAGTTTGTCGGCTCACGGTGGACTCGATGGAAGGCTCCAGATACGgtgcggcagcagcaacaggtCTATCGACAAAACCCAAAGATGTCGCCGGGGACCCGGGTGCATACGAGGGTGGCTTTTGCtccggctcggcggcggcggcggcagcgttgAGGACGCGGCGCAAGGCATCCAGATGCACGAGCGAGAAGCATGCTCCAAGGACGGTCGCCACCACGTCTCCgttcttgtcggcgacgtaAATGTCGCCCGTGATGGACTTGGGGTTCTCCCCAACGCTGTAGTGACTCGTCACGGTCCACGATGCAGTGTTGTCGTCCACAAGACAGCAGCCAGCGGACAGCGTAAAACTGTCAATGGACGAGAGGATGTAGGCCGAACCGGGAGAGACATGTTCGCTCGTGTTGATGGCGAGACCGAGGACCTGGACGAagttgtcggcgacggcggcgtcagcAAGGCCCAGGACATGGCGATCAGTCTCGTGGAGAGCGACGAGCTGCCTCGGAGGCTTGACGATTCCAACAGCCCAGTTGTCATGCAGGGCAACGCTGTCGATGCCGCGGAGCACGTGCGAGTAGTCTACCAGGGTACTGAAGAGCGTGTACGCTCGCCTGGACTGGATGCACTCAGCATGGGGATTCGTCTTGAGCTGGGTGCTGCGATCGCCGATGAGGGCCTTGATGTGGTGCATGTTGGGGGATGGAACAATGGAAACGCGGCCGCGGGCGTGAACCGAAGATCGGCCGGATGGCTTTCCGCCGGTACTCTCGACAACAAAGGTCCAAGAGCGGCCACCGCTATCGTGGTCCACGTTCAGCATGACGGAGACTTGAAGATCGTTACTCAGGGTGAGCGGGTGGTTGAAGGCCACGCTCTCGAAGCGGAGcgcgcccgcgccgccggtgtGCCCCGGGAAGAAATGATTCTCGGTAGAAGAAGATACGGAGATCTGTAGAGCCGCACTTACACACTCCATGTACATGGACGCAGGGCACATGGGTTGGTCGCAGACGGCATGGCCGCGTACGAGCTGCTGGAAGCGGCCGCTGCTTACGTTGACGTGGAAGCGATTTGAGCCAGGCTCCGAGATGTAGACCAACTTGCTCGCGGCAGACGGTAgtagctgctgctgctgctgctgctgcggcggcggcaattGCTGAAGAGCTTGGTCGAGTTGCGTTTTGATATCAGCTGCGTGGTCGACGTACTCGGTCCAGAAGGATTTGCGCGAGAAGCGGTACGCCGGAAGATGAACCGGCTCGATATCCGTCGCGTCGATCAACGGCCAATACGTCGTATCAACTCCGGAACGCCACAGGCCGACGGTGGTCTGGCAGAGGAC encodes:
- a CDS encoding Putative FAD-binding domain, FAD/NAD(P)-binding domain superfamily — its product is MTQARPFKKVIVVGAGPAGLLLAILLAKDGVQVQVLEAAGDVDRRPRAAYYGTASIPDLKRAGVLDEIRSLGFPPTSFTSRQFGGDYTCLGLLDTNIIADVDGQDLRSACLPQQDLLEILVRRVESNPLAKISWKHKVLGVGHNQQSAWVDVETPEEGKTTIEADYVVGCDGAHSVVRKSLFGDEFPGTTWDVQLVSTDTYYDLEKFGFTHANFVSHPKNFFIAAKLNNEGLFRITYAEPVDMSYEEVEKRLPKRLEEILPGNPKQGTYKMLGWAPHKIHQRCVPSMRVGRIMVASDAAHLCNPLGGLGVTGGMVDVGGLADCLLGIWHGHADESILDLWSEKRKEKWYKITDKVTTDNFMKTTCRYPLEKLRQRPEWTKSDEARKEFLLQRLGLRYDFTQHYIKATAV